In Nicotiana tabacum cultivar K326 chromosome 2, ASM71507v2, whole genome shotgun sequence, the following proteins share a genomic window:
- the LOC107780679 gene encoding uncharacterized protein LOC107780679 isoform X1, with product MKLFLIADIAGEEFAKKHDEGHKATCPWRGNTCAESLVQFPPTPPSALIGGYKDRCDGLLQFPSLPIVAASAIEHIRISRSSEIDRLLAQSQAFGGMEPIFRSEIMSGTETNIEDVFLVYSHAHKLISLCGWEPRWLPNIQDCEEHSAQSARSGYSIGPTKYHTSLQDFGHGENVLPASKKKNSSKNKAVGTRSTKGESRSPLLDCSLCGATVRIWDFLTVVRPTCFAPNTNDIPETSKKMALTRGVSAASGISGWVAADGMGKEQTEDLDEAATTEEGRSLSNIGVDLNLTMAGGLSSSQLNMDMRPEQFQDVHKRRHPIIGQPSSSEVGGHAASYESRGPSSRKRNLEEGGSTVDRPQLPVQPADSVEGTVIDRDGDEVNDGSQYSAGPSKRACQSDAFGPQLTSYGKDSSGAGPSLSLGFEIGRDASRDDTFGRGQEQLTGMPSTRDSTHVSSVIAMDTVHSADDDSMESVENLPGDFDDVNFPSTSMLRSADPVETSELNYSNQAQQSTCPAVVRSAGEMGVSSTNDEEVVNADTATGNVRDGPSVGISGGSIGMGASHEAEIHGTDASVHRADSVAGDVEAVAEITENQGQTGEFAPDPGLMGDYVPEEVDRVDPNGDSQDLTSRSVGRADSGSKIVGSAKAESIESGERTRHMQPTLPNSPHPSLSCNAVVYSAYEASKDEVTQNNAPATDDCGFFESGYMLANGTGPPIGESNYDEAVEFDPIKHHNFFCPWVNGNVAAAGCSSGSSSSNAGAIALCGWQLTLDALDSFQSLGHVPVQTVESESAASLYKDDHRATGRKLLAHHSFSKRHGQN from the exons ATGAAG TTATTTTTGATAGCTGATATTGCGGGGGAGGAATTTGCGAAGAAACATGACGAAGGGCATAAGGCCACTTGTCCTTGGAGAGGAAACACCTGTGCAGAAAGCTTGGTCCAGTTCCCTCCTACACCACCATCAGCCTTAATTGGTGGTTACAAGGATCGATGTGATGGATTACTTCAATTTCCTTCACTCCCCATTGTGGCTGCATCTGCAATTGAGCACATTAGGATCTCTCGAAGTTCAGAAATTGATCGTCTTCTAGCTCAGTCGCAGGCTTTCGGTGGCATGGAACCCATCTTTAGGTCAGAGATTATGTCAGGAACTGAAACTAACATAGAAGATGTCTTCCTTGTCTATTCTCAT GCCCATAAGTTGATAAGCCTGTGTGGATGGGAGCCAAGATGGCTTCCAAATATTCAAGACTGTGAAGAACATTCTGCTCAATCAGCTAGGAGTGGGTACTCCATTGGTCCCACAAAATATCACACTTCTTTGCAAGATTTTGGCCATGGTGAAAATGTATTACCTgcttcaaagaaaaaaaattctagtaAGAACAAAGCTGTGGGTACCAGGTCTACTAAAGGTGAATCTCGGTCACCTTTGTTGGATTGTAGCTTGTGTGGAGCCACTGTGAGAATCTGGGATTTCCTTACTGTTGTCCGTCCTACTTGCTTTGCTCCAAATACCAATGATATCCCTGAGACAAGCAAGAAGATGGCATTGACACGTGGAGTAAGTGCTGCTAGTGGAATCAGTGGATGGGTTGCTGCTGATGGCATGGGAAAGGAGCAGACAGAGGACCTTGATGAAGCTGCAACAACTGAAGAGGGAAGGTCTTTGTCAAATATAGGAGTAGATCTGAATCTCACAATGGCTGGTGGATTATCCTCTTCACAGTTGAACATGGATATGAGGCCGGAACAATTCCAAGATGTCCATAAACGAAGACATCCAATTATTGGTCAACCTTCGAGCAGTGAGGTTGGTGGTCATGCAGCTTCATATGAATCGCGAGGCCCTAGTTCTCGCAAACGAAACTTGGAGGAAGGTGGAAGCACAGTTGATAGGCCACAATTGCCAGTACAGCCGGCCGATAGTGTTGAAGGCACTGTAATAGACCGTGATGGAGATGAAGTAAATGATGGTAGTCAGTACTCAGCTGGCCCATCAAAGCGTGCATGCCAGTCTGATGCCTTTGGGCCCCAGCTTACCTCATATGGCAAGGATTCATCAGGTGCTGGTCCTAGCCTCTCGCTTGGTTTTGAGATTGGCAGAGATGCTTCCAGAGATGATACCTTTGGACGAGGGCAGGAACAGCTAACTGGTATGCCATCTACTCGAGACTCGACACATGTTTCATCTGTTATTGCAATGGACACTGTTCACAGTGCAGATGATGATTCAATGGAAAGTGTTGAGAATCTCCCAGGAGACTTTGATGATGTTAATTTCCCTTCAACATCTATGTTAAGAAGTGCAGATCCAGTGGAAACTTCAGAATTGAACTACAGTAATCAAGCGCAACAGAGTACTTGTCCAGCTGTGGTCAGAAGTGCTGGTGAAATGGGTGTTAGTAGCACCAATGATGAAGAAGTAGTGAATGCAGATACTGCCACTGGCAATGTGAGGGATGGCCCTAGCGTCGGGATCAGTGGAGGAAGTATTGGAATGGGTGCTAGTCATGAAGCTGAAATCCATGGGACAGATGCTTCTGTGCACAGAGCAGATAGTGTCGCTGGTGATGTAGAAGCAGTTGCTGAAATTACGGAAAATCAGGGGCAAACAGGTGAATTTGCTCCAGACCCCGGACTAATGGGTGACTATGTTCCTGAAGAAGTGGACCGAGTTGATCCTAACGGTGATAGTCAAGATCTGACATCTCGTTCTGTGGGAAGGGCTGATAGTGGCTCAAAAATTGTTGGCTCAGCCAAAGCAGAATCCATTGAAAGTGGTGAAAGGACTCGTCACATGCAGCCTACACTTCCGAATAGTCCACACCCTTCTCTTTCTTGTAATGCTGTTGTATATTCTGCATATGAAGCATCCAAGGATGAAGTAACCCAAAATAATGCACCAGCTACTGATGATTGTGGATTCTTCGAGTCAGGCTATATGCTTGCGAACGGGACAG GGCCTCCTATTGGAGAAAGCAACTATGACGAAGCTGTTGAATTTGATCCAATTAAACATCATAATTTTTTCTGTCCTTGGGTAAATGGAAATGTTGCTGCTGCTGGCTGCAGTAGTGGCAGTTCCTCTTCCAATGCTGGCGCTATTGCTCTCTGTGGTTGGCAGCTGACGTTAGATGCTTTGGATTCTTTCCAGTCACTCGGACATGTTCCAGTCCAAACTGTTGAATCTGAATCAGCTGCATCTCTGTATAAG GATGATCATCGTGCAACAGGTAGGAAACTCTTGGCACACCACTCTTTTAGCAAACGTCATGGGCAAAACTGA
- the LOC107780679 gene encoding uncharacterized protein LOC107780679 isoform X2 — MEPIFRSEIMSGTETNIEDVFLVYSHAHKLISLCGWEPRWLPNIQDCEEHSAQSARSGYSIGPTKYHTSLQDFGHGENVLPASKKKNSSKNKAVGTRSTKGESRSPLLDCSLCGATVRIWDFLTVVRPTCFAPNTNDIPETSKKMALTRGVSAASGISGWVAADGMGKEQTEDLDEAATTEEGRSLSNIGVDLNLTMAGGLSSSQLNMDMRPEQFQDVHKRRHPIIGQPSSSEVGGHAASYESRGPSSRKRNLEEGGSTVDRPQLPVQPADSVEGTVIDRDGDEVNDGSQYSAGPSKRACQSDAFGPQLTSYGKDSSGAGPSLSLGFEIGRDASRDDTFGRGQEQLTGMPSTRDSTHVSSVIAMDTVHSADDDSMESVENLPGDFDDVNFPSTSMLRSADPVETSELNYSNQAQQSTCPAVVRSAGEMGVSSTNDEEVVNADTATGNVRDGPSVGISGGSIGMGASHEAEIHGTDASVHRADSVAGDVEAVAEITENQGQTGEFAPDPGLMGDYVPEEVDRVDPNGDSQDLTSRSVGRADSGSKIVGSAKAESIESGERTRHMQPTLPNSPHPSLSCNAVVYSAYEASKDEVTQNNAPATDDCGFFESGYMLANGTGPPIGESNYDEAVEFDPIKHHNFFCPWVNGNVAAAGCSSGSSSSNAGAIALCGWQLTLDALDSFQSLGHVPVQTVESESAASLYKDDHRATGRKLLAHHSFSKRHGQN, encoded by the exons ATGGAACCCATCTTTAGGTCAGAGATTATGTCAGGAACTGAAACTAACATAGAAGATGTCTTCCTTGTCTATTCTCAT GCCCATAAGTTGATAAGCCTGTGTGGATGGGAGCCAAGATGGCTTCCAAATATTCAAGACTGTGAAGAACATTCTGCTCAATCAGCTAGGAGTGGGTACTCCATTGGTCCCACAAAATATCACACTTCTTTGCAAGATTTTGGCCATGGTGAAAATGTATTACCTgcttcaaagaaaaaaaattctagtaAGAACAAAGCTGTGGGTACCAGGTCTACTAAAGGTGAATCTCGGTCACCTTTGTTGGATTGTAGCTTGTGTGGAGCCACTGTGAGAATCTGGGATTTCCTTACTGTTGTCCGTCCTACTTGCTTTGCTCCAAATACCAATGATATCCCTGAGACAAGCAAGAAGATGGCATTGACACGTGGAGTAAGTGCTGCTAGTGGAATCAGTGGATGGGTTGCTGCTGATGGCATGGGAAAGGAGCAGACAGAGGACCTTGATGAAGCTGCAACAACTGAAGAGGGAAGGTCTTTGTCAAATATAGGAGTAGATCTGAATCTCACAATGGCTGGTGGATTATCCTCTTCACAGTTGAACATGGATATGAGGCCGGAACAATTCCAAGATGTCCATAAACGAAGACATCCAATTATTGGTCAACCTTCGAGCAGTGAGGTTGGTGGTCATGCAGCTTCATATGAATCGCGAGGCCCTAGTTCTCGCAAACGAAACTTGGAGGAAGGTGGAAGCACAGTTGATAGGCCACAATTGCCAGTACAGCCGGCCGATAGTGTTGAAGGCACTGTAATAGACCGTGATGGAGATGAAGTAAATGATGGTAGTCAGTACTCAGCTGGCCCATCAAAGCGTGCATGCCAGTCTGATGCCTTTGGGCCCCAGCTTACCTCATATGGCAAGGATTCATCAGGTGCTGGTCCTAGCCTCTCGCTTGGTTTTGAGATTGGCAGAGATGCTTCCAGAGATGATACCTTTGGACGAGGGCAGGAACAGCTAACTGGTATGCCATCTACTCGAGACTCGACACATGTTTCATCTGTTATTGCAATGGACACTGTTCACAGTGCAGATGATGATTCAATGGAAAGTGTTGAGAATCTCCCAGGAGACTTTGATGATGTTAATTTCCCTTCAACATCTATGTTAAGAAGTGCAGATCCAGTGGAAACTTCAGAATTGAACTACAGTAATCAAGCGCAACAGAGTACTTGTCCAGCTGTGGTCAGAAGTGCTGGTGAAATGGGTGTTAGTAGCACCAATGATGAAGAAGTAGTGAATGCAGATACTGCCACTGGCAATGTGAGGGATGGCCCTAGCGTCGGGATCAGTGGAGGAAGTATTGGAATGGGTGCTAGTCATGAAGCTGAAATCCATGGGACAGATGCTTCTGTGCACAGAGCAGATAGTGTCGCTGGTGATGTAGAAGCAGTTGCTGAAATTACGGAAAATCAGGGGCAAACAGGTGAATTTGCTCCAGACCCCGGACTAATGGGTGACTATGTTCCTGAAGAAGTGGACCGAGTTGATCCTAACGGTGATAGTCAAGATCTGACATCTCGTTCTGTGGGAAGGGCTGATAGTGGCTCAAAAATTGTTGGCTCAGCCAAAGCAGAATCCATTGAAAGTGGTGAAAGGACTCGTCACATGCAGCCTACACTTCCGAATAGTCCACACCCTTCTCTTTCTTGTAATGCTGTTGTATATTCTGCATATGAAGCATCCAAGGATGAAGTAACCCAAAATAATGCACCAGCTACTGATGATTGTGGATTCTTCGAGTCAGGCTATATGCTTGCGAACGGGACAG GGCCTCCTATTGGAGAAAGCAACTATGACGAAGCTGTTGAATTTGATCCAATTAAACATCATAATTTTTTCTGTCCTTGGGTAAATGGAAATGTTGCTGCTGCTGGCTGCAGTAGTGGCAGTTCCTCTTCCAATGCTGGCGCTATTGCTCTCTGTGGTTGGCAGCTGACGTTAGATGCTTTGGATTCTTTCCAGTCACTCGGACATGTTCCAGTCCAAACTGTTGAATCTGAATCAGCTGCATCTCTGTATAAG GATGATCATCGTGCAACAGGTAGGAAACTCTTGGCACACCACTCTTTTAGCAAACGTCATGGGCAAAACTGA